A stretch of the Planktothricoides raciborskii GIHE-MW2 genome encodes the following:
- a CDS encoding aminotransferase class V-fold PLP-dependent enzyme produces the protein MVLSEGNTEHKVMSSAANISDEFGNPWQEFWSLDRQITFLNHGSFGACPQVVMAEQKRLRSQLELDPVRFFMQDFELLLDDARHKLAQFVGANPEDLVFVPNATTGVNTVLRSLHFHPGDEILTTDHAYNACQNALNFVGDRANVQIVRAPVSFPLESPDQIIEAVMQKVSAKTKLVLLDHATSQTGLIFPIEKLISQLTKLGIDTLVDGAQAPGMVSIDLSEIGATYYTGNCHKWLLSPKGAGFLYIRSDRQSQIRPLSISNGTNSPRTDKSRFHLEFDWTGTDDPTAYLSVPTAIKFIDSHLENGWLELMERNHQLAVTARKIICETLGVALPCPDEMIGAMASIPLPQKVEQFPANQLPGALYDRYGIQVPIFYFWPTQQWIVRISAQIYNTEAQYEKLAQALKELLNC, from the coding sequence ATGGTATTATCAGAAGGAAATACCGAGCATAAAGTCATGTCATCAGCAGCTAATATTTCAGATGAATTCGGGAATCCGTGGCAGGAGTTTTGGTCACTCGATCGCCAGATTACTTTTTTAAATCATGGTTCGTTCGGTGCTTGTCCCCAGGTGGTAATGGCTGAACAAAAAAGATTACGATCGCAACTGGAACTCGATCCAGTGCGATTTTTTATGCAAGATTTTGAGCTATTGTTAGATGATGCGAGACATAAATTAGCTCAATTTGTGGGGGCAAATCCTGAAGATTTAGTCTTTGTTCCCAATGCTACCACCGGGGTGAATACGGTATTGCGATCGCTACATTTCCATCCGGGAGACGAAATACTAACCACCGACCATGCTTATAATGCCTGTCAAAATGCCCTCAATTTTGTGGGCGATCGCGCCAATGTTCAGATAGTCCGGGCGCCAGTATCTTTTCCCCTGGAATCACCGGATCAAATCATTGAAGCGGTGATGCAGAAAGTCTCCGCAAAAACTAAACTGGTATTACTCGATCATGCTACCAGTCAAACGGGCTTAATTTTTCCCATTGAAAAACTCATTAGTCAACTGACAAAACTGGGAATTGATACCTTGGTGGATGGCGCCCAAGCACCGGGGATGGTATCGATAGATTTGTCAGAAATTGGCGCTACTTACTACACTGGCAACTGTCACAAATGGTTACTCAGTCCCAAAGGGGCAGGATTTTTATATATTCGCTCAGATCGACAGTCACAGATTCGTCCGCTTTCGATTAGTAACGGCACCAATTCACCACGCACGGATAAGTCAAGATTCCACTTAGAATTTGACTGGACAGGCACCGACGATCCCACCGCTTATTTATCAGTTCCCACCGCGATAAAATTTATTGATTCACACCTAGAAAATGGCTGGCTGGAACTGATGGAACGAAATCATCAGTTAGCGGTGACAGCCAGAAAAATAATCTGTGAAACCTTGGGAGTTGCTTTGCCCTGTCCTGATGAAATGATTGGGGCAATGGCTTCAATTCCTTTACCCCAGAAAGTCGAGCAATTTCCAGCCAATCAGTTGCCCGGTGCTTTGTATGATCGATATGGCATTCAAGTACCAATTTTTTATTTCTGGCCAACTCAGCAGTGGATAGTGAGAATTTCCGCGCAAATTTATAATACTGAGGCGCAATATGAGAAACTAGCCCAAGCTCTGAAAGAGTTGTTGAATTGTTAG
- a CDS encoding Gfo/Idh/MocA family protein has protein sequence MTTKTKFGLVGAGAIAQAYAQAFEASETAELVGVADLRTEAAQALGERLGCPSYESYQAMGEASELDAVIICTPPVTHEAIAIHFLESQIPVLCEKPLSIDLASARRMVDAAQKAGVKLTMASKFRYVEDVIKAKSIVSSGILGEIVLFENAFTSRVDMSSRWNAKPEISGGGVLIDNGTHSIDIMRYFLGRLAEVQVVEAKRIQGLPVEDTVRIFAKSVSGVVGNIDLSWSINKELDYYIRIYGSQGTISVGWQESKYRQSYSKDWIKFGNGYDKVQAFRSQIENFAKGIKDEENLLINHEDALASVEVIEAAYAALENSKWTKVGHQENIKFRIDRLQSAA, from the coding sequence ATGACGACAAAAACTAAATTTGGACTGGTTGGGGCAGGGGCGATCGCCCAAGCTTATGCTCAAGCATTTGAAGCCAGTGAAACCGCTGAACTTGTGGGAGTTGCCGATCTGAGAACCGAAGCTGCCCAAGCCCTCGGCGAAAGATTAGGATGCCCCAGTTACGAATCATATCAAGCAATGGGTGAAGCGTCAGAACTCGACGCAGTAATTATCTGCACCCCTCCTGTCACCCATGAGGCAATTGCCATACATTTTTTAGAAAGTCAGATTCCTGTTTTGTGCGAAAAACCCCTGAGTATTGACCTTGCAAGTGCTCGGAGAATGGTGGATGCAGCGCAAAAAGCCGGAGTAAAACTCACAATGGCTTCAAAATTCCGCTACGTCGAAGATGTCATCAAAGCAAAAAGCATTGTATCTTCGGGAATTTTAGGGGAAATTGTCTTATTTGAAAATGCTTTTACCTCGCGGGTTGATATGTCATCTCGTTGGAATGCCAAACCAGAAATTTCTGGGGGCGGGGTGTTAATTGATAACGGCACTCACTCCATTGATATTATGCGCTATTTCCTCGGAAGATTGGCAGAAGTACAGGTAGTCGAAGCCAAACGAATTCAAGGTTTGCCAGTTGAAGATACGGTGCGTATCTTTGCTAAAAGTGTCAGCGGTGTTGTCGGCAATATCGATCTTTCTTGGAGTATCAACAAAGAACTCGATTACTATATCCGAATTTACGGTTCTCAAGGAACAATTTCTGTCGGCTGGCAAGAATCTAAATACCGTCAAAGTTATAGTAAAGATTGGATTAAATTTGGCAATGGCTACGACAAAGTACAGGCATTCCGCAGTCAAATTGAAAATTTTGCTAAAGGCATTAAAGATGAAGAAAATCTGTTAATTAATCACGAAGATGCTCTGGCATCTGTAGAAGTAATTGAAGCCGCTTATGCAGCACTAGAAAACAGCAAGTGGACAAAAGTCGGACATCAAGAAAATATTAAATTCAGAATCGATCGCTTGCAATCAGCAGCTTAA
- a CDS encoding glycosyltransferase family 2 protein, producing the protein MLKSLPYPVTNPSIKPPSQSPLIQSYKTNWWRDPQKQKPLVSLIVPGYNEAAIVEQNLTILCEYMESLQDTYDWEIVVINDGSLDETGELAEAFASTRENVYVLHHITNFGLGQALKFGFNYCHGDYVVVIDLDLSYAPEHIERLLSKMRETLAKIVVASPYIEGGNISNVPWARKKLSIWANRFLSATSKGELATVTGMVRAYDGQFLRSLNLRSMSMDINPEIIYKARILRARIEEIPAHLNWRVERTVKKPKRRSSMRIWRQIWSVLFSGFISRPVIFFLIPGLFLFGFSCLANAWVLIHTFTNYQNLPADWFLDRFSDAVAGAFHQAPHTFIIGGMTLMLAIQLVSLGIISMQTKSNFEEMFYLGTAIYKLNKQNKQELNKKH; encoded by the coding sequence ATGTTAAAATCTCTCCCATATCCCGTGACAAATCCTTCGATTAAACCCCCAAGTCAATCACCGCTCATTCAATCATATAAAACCAATTGGTGGAGAGATCCACAAAAACAAAAACCCCTAGTTTCATTAATTGTGCCTGGGTACAACGAAGCGGCGATCGTGGAACAAAATCTCACTATTCTCTGCGAGTATATGGAATCTCTCCAGGATACCTATGACTGGGAAATTGTGGTGATTAATGATGGCAGTTTGGATGAGACCGGAGAACTGGCGGAAGCCTTTGCAAGTACCAGAGAAAATGTGTATGTTTTACATCATATCACCAATTTCGGACTCGGCCAAGCCCTTAAATTTGGCTTTAATTACTGTCATGGGGATTATGTTGTCGTCATCGATTTGGATCTGAGTTATGCTCCAGAACATATCGAAAGACTTCTCAGCAAAATGCGAGAAACTCTGGCGAAAATTGTCGTAGCTTCTCCTTATATAGAAGGAGGAAATATTTCTAATGTTCCTTGGGCTAGGAAAAAATTAAGTATCTGGGCTAACCGATTTTTATCCGCGACTTCTAAGGGAGAATTAGCCACAGTCACCGGCATGGTGCGAGCTTATGATGGGCAGTTTTTGCGATCGCTAAATTTGCGTTCCATGAGCATGGATATCAATCCAGAAATTATCTATAAAGCCAGAATTTTACGAGCGAGAATTGAAGAGATCCCGGCTCACTTAAACTGGCGAGTGGAGCGCACCGTGAAGAAGCCGAAAAGACGATCTAGCATGAGGATTTGGCGGCAAATTTGGTCGGTTTTATTCTCTGGATTTATTTCTCGACCTGTGATATTTTTCTTAATTCCAGGCTTATTCTTGTTTGGCTTTTCTTGTTTAGCGAATGCTTGGGTACTCATTCATACTTTTACCAATTATCAAAACTTACCGGCTGATTGGTTTCTGGATCGCTTTTCCGATGCGGTCGCTGGGGCTTTTCACCAGGCGCCGCACACCTTTATTATTGGTGGCATGACTTTGATGTTGGCAATTCAGTTAGTAAGCTTGGGAATTATTTCCATGCAAACCAAAAGCAATTTTGAAGAAATGTTTTACCTAGGAACAGCGATTTATAAATTAAATAAGCAAAATAAGCAAGAATTGAATAAAAAACATTAA
- a CDS encoding KamA family radical SAM protein, whose amino-acid sequence MESNTVVDQPLIAKSRREEICHILGTSLDPEQWKDWRWQMRHRLTKLEHFQQLLKLTPSEERGLEKARDKFAVAVTPHFAELIDPDNPLCPIRLQVVPREEELVTSLGDMADPCGEDNDSVVPGLVHRYPDRVLLLALDSCAAYCRYCTRSRLVSQGEMYPLTRRIDVIVAYLQEHTEVRDVLISGGDPLLMSDEVLDNLLGQLRAIEHIEFVRIGSRVPSFLPQRITPSLVSVLRKHRVWLSLHFCHRKELTAEVATACDLLADGGIPLGSQTVLLKGVNDSVAALKNLFHGLLKLRVRPYYLYQCDPVVGTAHLRTTVQTGIDLISQLRGHTTGYAVPTFVIDAPGGGGKVPIFPETVMAYENSQTIVRNWEGHLYTYIDPVE is encoded by the coding sequence ATGGAATCAAACACCGTAGTTGATCAACCTCTGATAGCAAAATCCAGGCGTGAGGAAATTTGCCATATTCTTGGGACATCCTTAGACCCAGAACAATGGAAAGATTGGCGCTGGCAAATGCGTCACCGGCTGACTAAATTAGAACATTTTCAGCAGTTGCTAAAGCTCACTCCATCAGAGGAACGAGGGCTAGAAAAAGCGCGGGATAAGTTTGCGGTGGCCGTAACGCCGCATTTTGCCGAGTTAATTGACCCTGATAATCCCCTTTGCCCAATTCGCTTGCAGGTAGTGCCACGAGAAGAAGAATTAGTCACCAGTTTAGGAGATATGGCCGATCCCTGCGGTGAGGATAATGATAGCGTGGTGCCTGGACTGGTACACCGTTATCCCGATCGCGTGTTACTGCTGGCTTTGGACTCTTGCGCGGCTTACTGCCGTTACTGCACGCGATCGCGCTTAGTCAGCCAAGGGGAGATGTATCCCCTGACACGGCGGATCGATGTCATAGTTGCTTACTTGCAAGAACATACTGAAGTCCGGGATGTGCTGATTTCTGGGGGGGATCCGCTGCTGATGTCTGATGAAGTTTTGGACAACTTGCTGGGACAGTTGCGGGCGATCGAACATATTGAATTTGTGCGGATCGGTTCCCGCGTTCCCAGTTTCTTACCCCAACGGATTACCCCGTCCCTTGTTTCCGTTTTGCGGAAGCATCGCGTGTGGCTTTCCTTGCACTTTTGTCATCGGAAAGAACTAACCGCTGAAGTCGCCACAGCTTGCGATTTACTGGCTGATGGTGGCATTCCTCTGGGCAGTCAAACGGTTCTGCTGAAAGGGGTGAATGATTCCGTAGCCGCACTGAAAAATCTGTTTCACGGTCTACTCAAACTGCGTGTACGCCCCTACTACCTCTACCAATGTGACCCGGTTGTGGGCACCGCACACCTACGGACGACGGTGCAAACCGGGATTGATTTGATCTCTCAACTGCGGGGTCATACGACGGGGTATGCAGTGCCCACATTCGTGATCGATGCACCGGGTGGTGGGGGCAAAGTCCCCATTTTCCCGGAAACCGTAATGGCTTACGAAAACAGCCAAACCATTGTACGGAATTGGGAAGGCCATCTCTACACTTATATAGATCCAGTGGAGTAA
- a CDS encoding DegT/DnrJ/EryC1/StrS aminotransferase family protein encodes MVAEITKQKTITLPSDQEASGRTLGDEEIALVAEAIRSGTLTSTKGNFVKELEQKFADRLGVKHAYACASGTAAIHVAVAAIDPEPGDEIVTTSITDMGGLTPIIYQGAIPVFADVDPKTWNVTAETIEPCLSDRTKAIIVTHLFGNPCNMSEIIELAKSRNIPVIEDCAQAYGAKHNHQHVGTLGTIGCFSLQQGKHITTGEGGFVVTNDDALARRMYLFINKAWGYGDPNPDHYFLALNYRISELQGAVAVAQLKKLDGVISSRITTANKLTEKLQDIAGIETPWADPRNIHTYWKYCLRVDSEVIPNGPVGLAKLLKEKGIFSAPRYIQKPAFMCEIFQKQRTFGNSRYPFTLARPEAVDYDRARFAGTFAGLESVLVLPWNERYTNDHVDYIASEILNAVELLVNR; translated from the coding sequence ATGGTTGCAGAAATTACCAAACAAAAAACTATCACATTACCTTCCGATCAAGAAGCTTCTGGTAGAACCCTGGGCGATGAAGAAATCGCCTTGGTCGCTGAGGCGATCCGCAGTGGAACTTTGACCAGCACCAAAGGAAATTTTGTTAAAGAATTAGAACAAAAATTTGCCGATCGCCTGGGGGTAAAACACGCTTACGCTTGTGCCTCTGGAACCGCAGCCATTCATGTAGCGGTAGCGGCGATCGATCCAGAACCCGGAGATGAAATTGTCACCACTTCCATCACCGATATGGGAGGCTTAACTCCGATTATTTATCAAGGAGCAATTCCCGTTTTTGCCGATGTTGATCCGAAAACTTGGAATGTGACCGCAGAAACCATTGAACCTTGTTTGAGCGATCGCACCAAAGCCATCATCGTCACTCATTTATTCGGCAATCCTTGCAACATGAGCGAGATTATTGAACTCGCGAAATCTCGCAATATTCCCGTGATTGAAGACTGTGCTCAGGCTTACGGTGCCAAACATAATCATCAGCACGTTGGCACTCTGGGAACCATTGGTTGTTTCAGTTTACAACAAGGTAAACATATTACTACTGGGGAAGGTGGATTTGTTGTCACCAACGATGACGCTTTAGCCCGTCGGATGTACTTATTTATCAACAAAGCTTGGGGTTACGGAGATCCAAATCCAGACCACTACTTTTTAGCCCTAAATTATCGCATCAGCGAATTACAAGGGGCTGTTGCGGTTGCCCAACTCAAGAAATTAGATGGAGTGATTTCCAGTCGCATCACCACCGCCAACAAACTGACAGAAAAATTGCAAGATATTGCCGGAATTGAAACCCCTTGGGCTGATCCGCGTAACATTCACACTTACTGGAAATATTGTCTACGGGTTGACAGTGAAGTCATTCCCAATGGCCCCGTAGGATTAGCGAAACTACTAAAAGAAAAAGGCATTTTCTCAGCGCCTCGATATATCCAGAAACCTGCTTTTATGTGCGAAATTTTCCAAAAACAACGCACCTTTGGGAATTCTCGCTATCCCTTTACCTTAGCCCGACCCGAAGCCGTTGACTACGATCGCGCCCGATTTGCCGGTACTTTTGCCGGATTAGAAAGCGTGCTCGTATTACCTTGGAACGAGCGTTACACCAACGATCATGTTGACTATATTGCCAGCGAAATTCTCAACGCGGTGGAATTACTGGTAAATCGCTAA
- a CDS encoding HEAT repeat domain-containing protein, producing the protein MSLTNQNLTEQAQIAAKQNNWSFVTQCLHQLLQSEKDAGKDARKKPAIASNQIKKHETKLNSPKAPQDRQLFPTMLDLALQVLEFGDFQARWEVVKIFPNLGNAAIAPLIEILQDEEAEIELRWFAGQILGQFDRPEVVQGLIDLVDSDSDEELCLVAAEALANIGPNAIQGLETLLKNDSSRLFAVRALAKIHRPEIIAPLLTVVDDSDSLIRKAAIAALSNFDDARIPPILVTALSDLMATVRLEAVIGLGLFSMRSSADMLPENLVDLLRDRLWDFNLEVCQQAAIALMRIGNESAADALFAVIKSPHTPIPLTVTVVNGLGWMSHPKALDYLEEALTLPLSSAVWSSIISSLGRVESSVLQPKAAHILINFLKSETSNPAIEQPKIKQAIAVGLGQLGQAIAIEPLKELLADDNETVRLHAIAALKHFDSKAIGENLQGLLSNDAVTLEINSRVAIDMEKFSSH; encoded by the coding sequence ATGTCTTTAACCAATCAAAACCTGACTGAACAAGCCCAAATTGCGGCGAAGCAAAATAACTGGTCATTTGTGACCCAATGTCTGCATCAATTGTTACAATCTGAAAAAGATGCGGGAAAAGATGCTCGCAAAAAACCAGCGATCGCCTCAAATCAGATTAAAAAACATGAAACCAAACTGAATTCACCAAAAGCCCCACAAGACCGTCAGCTATTTCCCACTATGCTAGATTTAGCCTTGCAAGTCCTAGAATTTGGTGATTTTCAAGCCCGCTGGGAAGTGGTTAAAATTTTTCCCAATCTAGGCAATGCGGCGATCGCCCCTTTAATAGAAATTTTGCAGGATGAAGAGGCGGAAATAGAATTGCGGTGGTTTGCCGGACAAATTCTGGGTCAGTTCGATCGCCCGGAAGTCGTCCAAGGGTTAATTGATTTGGTGGATAGCGACAGTGATGAAGAACTCTGCTTGGTGGCAGCAGAGGCTTTGGCTAATATTGGCCCAAATGCAATTCAGGGATTAGAAACCCTATTAAAAAATGATTCATCACGACTTTTTGCGGTTCGGGCTTTGGCGAAAATTCATCGACCGGAAATTATTGCCCCATTGTTAACGGTGGTCGATGATTCAGACTCTTTAATCCGCAAAGCAGCGATCGCGGCTTTAAGTAATTTTGATGATGCCCGAATTCCCCCAATATTAGTGACTGCATTGTCGGATTTGATGGCCACGGTGAGACTGGAAGCGGTGATTGGTTTGGGTTTATTTTCTATGCGTTCTTCTGCTGATATGTTGCCAGAGAATTTAGTGGATTTGTTGCGCGATCGCCTCTGGGATTTTAACTTAGAAGTCTGTCAACAAGCGGCGATCGCCTTGATGCGGATTGGCAATGAATCCGCTGCCGATGCTTTATTTGCAGTGATAAAATCTCCACACACCCCAATTCCTTTAACGGTGACAGTGGTTAATGGTTTAGGCTGGATGTCTCATCCCAAGGCATTAGACTATTTAGAAGAAGCTTTAACCCTGCCTTTGTCCTCCGCAGTATGGTCTTCAATAATTAGCAGTTTGGGCCGAGTAGAATCTTCGGTTTTGCAACCAAAAGCGGCGCATATTTTGATTAATTTCCTCAAGTCGGAAACTTCAAACCCGGCGATCGAACAGCCCAAAATTAAGCAGGCGATCGCCGTAGGGTTGGGACAATTAGGACAGGCGATCGCCATTGAACCCCTGAAAGAACTGTTAGCTGATGACAATGAAACCGTCAGACTTCATGCGATCGCGGCATTGAAACATTTTGATTCAAAGGCGATCGGTGAAAACTTACAGGGATTACTTAGTAACGACGCTGTAACCCTGGAAATTAACTCACGAGTCGCGATCGATATGGAAAAATTCTCCTCACATTGA
- a CDS encoding acyltransferase has product MTVKIHPTANIELGVTIGEKTSIWDNVHIRHSTQIGEECIIGEKSYIAYGVTIGDRVKINAFVYICTAVTIEDGVMISASTTFTNDRFPRATTSDLKQLRTSDPDDHTLPTLVKEGATIGAGCTIGNNLEIGRFAMIGMGSLVTKSIPDFHLAIGHPAKSIGCVCRCGEPLLRFTHETEQFDEVTCSVCGLKYSVKHQVVTELTPPV; this is encoded by the coding sequence ATGACGGTTAAAATTCATCCCACAGCCAACATTGAATTAGGGGTGACAATTGGCGAAAAAACATCTATCTGGGACAATGTGCATATTCGTCACTCCACTCAAATTGGCGAAGAATGTATTATTGGGGAAAAAAGTTATATTGCTTATGGGGTGACGATTGGCGATCGCGTGAAAATAAACGCTTTTGTCTATATTTGCACCGCTGTCACCATAGAAGATGGAGTGATGATTTCAGCCTCAACTACCTTTACTAATGACCGCTTTCCCAGAGCCACCACTTCAGATTTAAAACAGTTAAGAACCTCCGATCCCGATGACCATACTTTGCCAACTCTGGTCAAAGAAGGAGCAACCATTGGTGCCGGTTGTACCATTGGTAATAACCTGGAAATTGGTCGTTTTGCGATGATTGGCATGGGGTCTTTGGTGACTAAATCAATCCCGGATTTTCATCTGGCAATTGGCCATCCAGCGAAGTCCATTGGTTGCGTGTGTCGCTGTGGAGAACCTTTGCTTCGTTTCACCCATGAAACAGAACAATTTGACGAGGTTACTTGTTCTGTTTGCGGATTAAAATACTCTGTAAAACATCAAGTGGTGACAGAACTTACTCCTCCCGTTTGA
- a CDS encoding ATP-grasp domain-containing protein: MKLLIGLCYDLKEDYLKAGFSAIEVMEFDDEETIIGLEDALSHLGHNVERIGNGRELARRLVAGDRWDLIFNLAEGVWGRSREAQVPAVCELFNQPYTFSDPLTCALALDKALAKRVVRDRGLPTPEFEIVNTPEEASTLSLPLPLFLKPLAEGSSKGVTSHSFINDQEALVPACEELLAQFHQPVLVETFLPGREVTVGIVGNGSTAGVLAVMEVIFTDKADAVGYTALNKGEYLERVSYRLVTDEEPVAAQANQLALNVYHALGCRDTARVDLRCDARGVWHFLEVNPLPGLNHIRSDLPIMADLAGLSYPQLIGKIVDSAWQRWQEH, translated from the coding sequence ATGAAGCTTTTGATTGGTTTGTGTTACGACCTGAAGGAAGACTATCTTAAAGCAGGTTTCAGTGCGATCGAGGTGATGGAATTTGACGATGAAGAAACGATCATTGGTCTGGAAGATGCTTTAAGCCATTTGGGTCATAATGTTGAACGGATCGGCAATGGCAGAGAACTAGCGCGGAGGCTAGTTGCAGGCGATCGCTGGGATTTGATTTTCAATCTGGCCGAAGGGGTTTGGGGTCGTTCCCGTGAAGCGCAAGTCCCCGCAGTCTGTGAATTATTTAATCAACCTTATACATTCTCGGATCCCCTGACTTGTGCCCTGGCCTTGGATAAGGCTTTGGCCAAGCGGGTAGTGCGCGATCGCGGTTTGCCCACCCCAGAATTTGAAATAGTGAATACCCCCGAAGAGGCAAGCACATTATCCTTACCCCTGCCCCTGTTCCTCAAACCCTTGGCCGAGGGCAGTTCCAAAGGTGTCACCAGCCATTCTTTCATCAACGACCAAGAAGCGTTAGTCCCAGCCTGCGAAGAATTGCTGGCACAATTTCACCAGCCGGTACTCGTAGAAACTTTTCTCCCCGGCAGGGAAGTCACTGTGGGTATTGTCGGCAATGGCAGCACTGCGGGGGTGCTGGCTGTCATGGAAGTCATCTTTACTGACAAAGCCGACGCGGTAGGATATACCGCCCTGAATAAAGGCGAATATCTAGAACGGGTATCTTATCGTCTCGTCACTGATGAAGAACCAGTGGCAGCACAGGCCAACCAACTGGCTTTAAATGTCTACCATGCGCTGGGTTGCCGGGACACCGCCCGCGTTGATTTGCGCTGTGATGCCAGAGGGGTTTGGCATTTTCTAGAGGTTAATCCATTGCCAGGGCTAAACCATATCCGTTCAGATTTGCCAATTATGGCGGATCTTGCTGGTCTGTCTTACCCGCAATTGATTGGCAAGATTGTTGACAGTGCATGGCAACGGTGGCAAGAGCATTAA
- a CDS encoding histidine kinase dimerization/phospho-acceptor domain-containing protein: MKPVAESELNPQELIDWLISTIAHELRTPLTTILASAELLEYYQDKCSEQQKKQYLKQIKISILAIREFLDSEDFAANLQKLADQISEPERVYQLCQILRKDYE, translated from the coding sequence ATGAAACCTGTGGCTGAATCCGAATTGAACCCGCAAGAGTTGATCGATTGGTTGATTTCTACTATTGCCCATGAATTGCGAACTCCTTTAACCACGATTTTGGCATCAGCGGAATTGCTGGAATATTACCAAGATAAATGTTCTGAGCAACAAAAAAAACAATATTTGAAGCAAATTAAAATATCAATTCTCGCCATCCGAGAATTTTTAGATAGTGAAGATTTTGCGGCAAATTTGCAAAAATTGGCAGATCAAATCTCAGAACCAGAGCGGGTGTATCAATTATGTCAAATTTTACGCAAGGACTATGAATGA
- a CDS encoding transposase DNA-binding-containing protein translates to MNSWVAEELKHTELGDARRHRRLVLLPLDCVIYTQRLFPLKLRQL, encoded by the coding sequence ATGAATTCTTGGGTGGCCGAAGAACTCAAGCATACGGAATTGGGCGATGCGCGTCGTCATCGGCGATTGGTTTTGCTACCTCTAGATTGTGTCATATACACTCAACGCCTATTCCCCCTGAAACTCCGCCAACTTTGA